In the Aristaeella hokkaidonensis genome, GCATCATACAGATCCCGCAGTTTCACCACCGGGAAGGGCGTTTCAGGCACGATGACTTCCTTACCGAAGAGTTCCTGGATCTGGTCACCATAGGCTGCCTTCACTTCGGTCAGGGCCGCCTTCAGCAGTTCCTCTTCCATCTTCATCACGTCACGGAAAGAGGTGATGTAGCTGAACTCCAGGTCGAAGCCGGTGAACTCCGTGGTGTGCTTGCTGGTAAAGGATTTCTCCGCCCGGAACACAGGGCCGCACTCAAAGATCCGCTCAAAGCCGGCGGCCATGGCCATCTGCTTATAGAACTGGGGACTCTGGGCCAGGTAGGCCTTCCGGTCAAAGTATTTCACCTCAAACACGTCGGCGCCGCTTTCGCTGGCCGCACCGATCAGCTTGGGCGTATGAATCTCAATAAAGTTCTTCTTCAGCAGGTATTGCCGCAGGGCATTCACCAGCACGGTCTGCGCCTTGAACATCAGCTGGTTCTCATCCGTGCGCAGGTCAATCCAGCGGTAGTCGATCCGCTGGTCAATGCTGGAGCGCTCCACGGCCTGCTTTTTCTTGGTGGCCGGGATATCCTTGCGGACGATTGGCAGGGCGTTCGCGATGCTTTCCACCAGGATTTCGTCCGGCAGGATCTCGATGCCGCCCATCTTTACATACTCGTTCTTCACAGCTTTGCCGGATACGGTGATCACAGAATCCTGGGTAATGGTATCCACGATCTCCGCCAGCTGAGGATTCGGCTCTTTCTCCAGGGTGATCTGGATCTTGCCCGTAATATCCTTCAATACAATAAAAGCCATGGCTTTGCTGTTGCGGATGTTTTCCACAAAACCCTGGACTTTCACTACTTCATCAATATGCTGTCCGACTTCCTGAGCATATACCCGTTCCATCTGTTTTCCCTCCGAGCTTGTTAAATCTGCTAGAAATAATAAGCTTCCAGGGCTTGTCTGTCAATCAAAACAGTTAAATTAAATATCGGCCTGCGGCCGATATGAAATATTCAGGCTTCGCCTGAATGTGAAATATCCGGACTAACGTCCGGATGTGTAAGTTACTCTTCTGCTATGAAGGTAAATATCACATGCGACGAAAGTCGTATATTTCATATTGCGAAGCAATATTTCATTTAAAAGAAAAGATGAGCGCTTTCACACTCATCTTCCTTATTATTACCACGAATGTTTCATTGCTTCTGCTACGCAGTTCTGGTGCATTTCATCCACTTTCTTGGTTCCGTGGGTCTTGCTGCCGTAGAAGTGAATGCAGAAGTGTCCGTCAAAGTTGTTGTCCTTGATGGTCTGTGTTCCGTGGGGCATTCCATTCATGGAAGCCGCGTACACATGGCCGTCATACTTTACCAACACAGCCCGGCGCTTCCAGCTCCAGTGACCGTAGATGTCCTTCATGGTCGAAGTATCGTCCTTGCTGTTCGGCTCGGCGTCCAGATGATTGGCGCCACTCCACCGCTTAGCGGTGAATACCTTTCCGGTCTTGATGTCCTTGACCTTGAAGGTCGCGCCTTTCGGGATCTTGCTGCTGCCGCCGTTAAACCAGTTGAGCCGTTCCGTCTTCAGCGTTCCGTCTGAATCAGAACCGGAGGTTTTGCTGTCCGCTTTCTTCGCGTCAGAGGAGTTCAGCTTCGCCAAGGTTTTCTTTCCGCACTTGCCGTCGTCATCCAGTCCGTTGCGTTTCTGGAAATTCTTTACGGCTTTCTTTGTGCCATTTCCGTAATCACCATCAATACTGCCGGAGTAATACCCCAGCTTCTTCAGTTTCTTTTGTACCTTTTTTACAGCGTCCCCTGTATCGCCCGGACCGCAGGTACCATCAGATTTCTTGTTTTCTTCTTTTTTATCAGTCTTTTTATCAGACTTCTTGCTGTCGTCAGATTTATTGGATGATTTGGAATCGTCCGATGAAACCTCAACGTATTTCTTACTGACATAGCCAGTATCTTTTCCGATGGATACTTTGTACCAGCCTCCCGAGGTATCGTTGATGGTGATTTTGTCCCCTTCATGCAGCACACGAACCACATCACTTTTGGAGTCCGCTTTCTCACGCATGTTCAGGGCGGAAGCTGTCACTTTACCGGTCTTGGCGAGGGCAGCATAGAATGGGAGCATACAGAGAAGGATCGTAAGAATGGTTACGATCTTCCATTTCTTCATTCCGCTCACCCACCTTCCTAGGATAATTCATGGTTATTTTATTACAAATATATTAAGATGTCAACATTGTTCCGTAAAACATATTCACACATTTGTCTCTATCTACGCTATATATAGCGTTTTGGCGATTTATCTACACAATTTTCCAAAAATATCTGGCAATTATTCTCCCATATATTACAAATTCATGAAATGATGCATGTAACACTTTCCCCTCGACTCAATATCTCATTTATATAGAAGAGTCTCTATCGCATCCGACGTCAGTCGGATATTTCACATGTGTCGAAGACACATATTTCACATTGCGGCCCTGGCCGCAATATTTCATGCAGCGCAGTATGCGCTGTATTTCATTCACGGAACCAATAATTAATTCCCCCGCCCATCTGCCAGAGTCTTTTTTGCTGTTATCTGCGCTCAGCTTTTTCGATTTAGCGCCACTAAACCTTCAAAATCTGGGCTTGATCCCAACAAAAAACTCATCTGGCATCTGACGGACTCATTTAATTATTGTTTCCTGCCGCTTGACTTTCTTCAATATGTATGTTATTCTATGTCCCGGTTTCGAAGAAACCAGTGCCGTAGACAGCCGGTATCGCAAGATTTAAAGGGGTTTCCCGCCTGCCGAGGTGTAAGTGGATTTCGTAATTATTCCCTTGCGCCTGCACGCAAGGGTTTCTTTAATTTCAAGCCAGGAATGAGGTGCGCAAGAAGATGAGCGCGAATCTGGAAGCAAAAAAGCAGGTCGTTTCTGACATTGTTGAGAAGCTGAAGAATGCCGAGTGCATGATGGTGGTTTCCTACAGCGGTCTGACCGTTGAACAGGTGACCGAGCTGCGTAAGCAGTGCCGTGAGAGCGATGTTCACTACTGTGTTCTGAAGAACCGCCTGGTGAACCGTGCCCTGCAGGAGCTGAATATCGAGGGTCTGGAGAGCCTGCTGGAAGGCCCCAACGCCTTTGTGTTCAGTGACAAGGACGTGACTGCCGGTCCCAAGATCATTTCTCAGTTCATTGAGAAGAACAAGCTGACCTCCCTGGAAATCAAGGGCGGCCTGATGGGCACCGAAGTAATCGACGTCAAGGCCATCAAAGAACTGGCCGCTACCCCCAGCCGGGAAGAGCTGCTGGCCACCATGGTGGGCTGCCTGGTCTCCCCCGTATCTGCCCTGGTTTCCGTTCTCGAGCAGATTGCCGAGAAGAAGGAAGCTGCCTGATGACAACAGCGGCCTAGAAAGAGCCGCATGACGAAAAAAAATGGAGGAAAAAGAAAATGACTAATCAGGAAATTCTCGAAGCCATTGAGTCTATGACTCTGCTTCAGGTTAAAGAACTCGTTGACGCTATGAAAGAAAAGTTCGGCGTGACCGGCGCTATCGCCGTTGCCGGTGGCCCCGCTGCCGGTGGTGCTGCTGCCGCTGCTGAAGAAGAAAAGACCGAATTCGACGTCGTGCTGAAGGATGCCGGCGCTGAGAAGATCAAGGTCATCAAGGTTGTCCGTGAAGTCGTTTCCGGCCTGGGCCTGAAGGAAGCTAAGGACATCGTTGAGTCCGCTCCCAAGACCATCAAGGAAGCTGTCTCCAAGGAAGAAGCCGAAAAGATCGCCGAGCAGTTCAAGGCTGTTGGCGCCACCGTCGAAATCAAGTAATTTCACATGGTGTTATCAAGGCGGACGCAATCGCGTCCGCCTTGTTTTATGCCTTCATTTCCTGTATAATAGATAAGTACGCTTTAGCTGCATACATAGCTAAACGATCAAACACATTTTTGCGTCATTTTGCAGTGAAATGATATTGAATTATGAATTATAAACGACTCCTCTCATTTCTGTTTATCCTTCTGCTGACCATATCATCCGCCTTGGCGGATGACAGACGCATTGATCCCGCATGGCCCGTACCGGACTATGTGGAACATCTGCTGGAAGTCGCCACGGAAGAAATAGGTTATACGGAAGATCACGGCC is a window encoding:
- the rplL gene encoding 50S ribosomal protein L7/L12 encodes the protein MTNQEILEAIESMTLLQVKELVDAMKEKFGVTGAIAVAGGPAAGGAAAAAEEEKTEFDVVLKDAGAEKIKVIKVVREVVSGLGLKEAKDIVESAPKTIKEAVSKEEAEKIAEQFKAVGATVEIK
- a CDS encoding peptidoglycan-binding protein — its product is MKKWKIVTILTILLCMLPFYAALAKTGKVTASALNMREKADSKSDVVRVLHEGDKITINDTSGGWYKVSIGKDTGYVSKKYVEVSSDDSKSSNKSDDSKKSDKKTDKKEENKKSDGTCGPGDTGDAVKKVQKKLKKLGYYSGSIDGDYGNGTKKAVKNFQKRNGLDDDGKCGKKTLAKLNSSDAKKADSKTSGSDSDGTLKTERLNWFNGGSSKIPKGATFKVKDIKTGKVFTAKRWSGANHLDAEPNSKDDTSTMKDIYGHWSWKRRAVLVKYDGHVYAASMNGMPHGTQTIKDNNFDGHFCIHFYGSKTHGTKKVDEMHQNCVAEAMKHSW
- the rplJ gene encoding 50S ribosomal protein L10, translating into MSANLEAKKQVVSDIVEKLKNAECMMVVSYSGLTVEQVTELRKQCRESDVHYCVLKNRLVNRALQELNIEGLESLLEGPNAFVFSDKDVTAGPKIISQFIEKNKLTSLEIKGGLMGTEVIDVKAIKELAATPSREELLATMVGCLVSPVSALVSVLEQIAEKKEAA
- the aspS gene encoding aspartate--tRNA(Asn) ligase; translated protein: MERVYAQEVGQHIDEVVKVQGFVENIRNSKAMAFIVLKDITGKIQITLEKEPNPQLAEIVDTITQDSVITVSGKAVKNEYVKMGGIEILPDEILVESIANALPIVRKDIPATKKKQAVERSSIDQRIDYRWIDLRTDENQLMFKAQTVLVNALRQYLLKKNFIEIHTPKLIGAASESGADVFEVKYFDRKAYLAQSPQFYKQMAMAAGFERIFECGPVFRAEKSFTSKHTTEFTGFDLEFSYITSFRDVMKMEEELLKAALTEVKAAYGDQIQELFGKEVIVPETPFPVVKLRDLYDALEKEFGYSVPESEKGDLTTEAEKLSYEWVKKHYNHEFLFVTDYDAEKRAFYHMRDENGVPQGYDLIWRGVEITTGAQREHRYDVLKKQAQEKGLDKDVEFYLEFFAYGCPPHGGFGIGVDRLTMLLLGLPIKEAMFIFRGPTRLTP